One Alteromonas sp. KC3 DNA segment encodes these proteins:
- the kynU gene encoding kynureninase produces MVTKVFSAEQLDDKDPLRLKRDEFALPKHTIYLDGNSLGPLPKAAEVRAHDVVKRQWGDGLITSWNQHQWISMPSRVGDRIGQLIGAASGQVVCCDSISINLFKVLSAALKMNPSRKVIATTRDNFPTDIYMIQGLLDLLGDEYCLHYIDEDNICNELDEDVAVVMLTQVNFRTGKKLDMQKVTAFAQSKGILTLWDLAHSAGAFPVDLDACNVDFAVGCTYKYLNGGPGAPAFVYVAQRHQKDYQQPLSGWMGHSAPFEFSPDYTPDPSIKQNLCGTPGVIGMSILEASLTVFDGVSLKAIDEKSKKLQAFFIAEAKSAGVLDEFTLVSPNVDNRGSQIALAHSDAYAICQAWIAKGVIADFRAPNILRIGFAPLYLCFKDIEIAVQKLSEIIKKQEYRQNIFRQKQAVT; encoded by the coding sequence AAAAGCGGCCGAAGTGCGTGCACATGATGTTGTAAAGCGACAGTGGGGTGATGGGTTAATTACCAGTTGGAACCAGCATCAATGGATTTCGATGCCTTCACGAGTGGGAGATCGTATTGGTCAACTCATTGGTGCTGCGTCTGGCCAAGTAGTCTGCTGTGATTCTATTTCTATCAACCTGTTTAAAGTGTTGAGCGCTGCGTTGAAAATGAATCCGTCACGTAAAGTAATTGCTACTACCCGTGATAATTTCCCCACTGATATTTACATGATTCAGGGTCTGTTAGACCTACTTGGCGACGAATATTGTCTTCACTATATAGATGAAGACAACATCTGCAATGAACTTGATGAAGACGTCGCTGTAGTTATGCTTACCCAAGTGAATTTTCGCACGGGCAAAAAGCTCGATATGCAAAAGGTGACAGCATTTGCTCAGAGCAAAGGTATTTTGACATTGTGGGATCTTGCCCACAGTGCAGGGGCATTTCCTGTAGACCTTGATGCCTGTAATGTGGATTTTGCTGTGGGGTGTACCTACAAATACCTTAACGGTGGCCCTGGCGCGCCAGCCTTTGTATATGTTGCCCAGCGTCATCAAAAAGATTACCAACAACCGCTCTCAGGTTGGATGGGACATAGTGCCCCCTTTGAGTTTTCACCTGACTACACACCCGACCCAAGTATTAAGCAAAATCTTTGCGGGACACCTGGCGTGATAGGTATGAGCATACTTGAAGCGTCGCTTACCGTATTTGATGGCGTATCTTTAAAAGCTATCGATGAGAAATCAAAAAAGCTTCAGGCATTTTTCATTGCAGAGGCTAAAAGTGCAGGTGTGTTGGATGAGTTTACGTTGGTAAGTCCCAATGTAGATAATCGTGGTAGCCAGATTGCGCTTGCACATAGCGATGCCTACGCCATATGTCAGGCGTGGATTGCTAAGGGAGTTATTGCAGACTTTAGGGCGCCCAACATACTACGAATTGGTTTTGCGCCGCTATATTTGTGTTTTAAAGATATTGAAATCGCTGTGCAGAAGCTTTCCGAAATTATCAAGAAGCAAGAGTATAGGCAAAATATTTTCCGCCAAAAACAAGCCGTTACCTAA
- a CDS encoding diguanylate cyclase yields the protein MFKCYFFQAFFWVALVVATPSFAYLQNTNSNDNSAPEEVTYCIDPNWAPYEAIRNGSHIGISAQYLDIVSELSDLKFTLVPTQTWQQSLEYVQQGKCRVIPMLNTSDYRRQFLDFSLPYFEAPNVLVAKSGTPMLQGYGGVGNRSVGVVQGYRQVEYISRHYPSLRLKLIASEQEGLKQLANGEFDVMVGSLMSVNMHINNLKLKDLIIVGYAEPFDSLAFGVNKSYGYLVDKINYAIERIPENRKVEIYKQWNNVQVRYSRDYLKLFLSVAVVLMVLLLIIARKRYRGHFTRIIQQKNEEIGTLQAALLEKNRTLAFLSSHDNVTGLYNRNHMIQRAEEEISRFQRFHTTASLIVVELTSINDEQFNFDTNTKEDALKVVAASCLSTVREVDVVSRFSDEQFIVLCPQTSVEHAKKLADRLLNCMLGHQLLNDTFKIAVGMTQLHEDEEFNEWFERTIKALYQSKRLGYGNVSVAD from the coding sequence GTGTTTAAGTGTTATTTTTTTCAAGCGTTTTTTTGGGTAGCGTTAGTTGTAGCTACTCCAAGCTTCGCATATCTGCAAAACACGAACAGCAACGATAATTCAGCGCCTGAAGAGGTTACATACTGTATTGATCCAAATTGGGCACCCTATGAAGCTATCCGTAATGGTTCTCATATCGGTATCTCTGCGCAGTACCTAGATATTGTTTCTGAACTTTCCGATCTTAAATTTACCCTAGTGCCAACACAAACGTGGCAACAAAGCCTTGAATACGTTCAACAAGGGAAGTGCCGCGTTATTCCGATGTTAAACACGTCTGATTATCGAAGGCAGTTTCTGGATTTTAGCTTGCCATACTTTGAGGCGCCAAATGTACTGGTTGCGAAGTCAGGTACACCTATGCTGCAAGGGTATGGCGGCGTGGGCAACCGTTCAGTAGGCGTTGTACAAGGCTATCGCCAAGTTGAATATATTTCTCGCCACTATCCGAGTTTGCGGCTAAAGCTTATTGCATCTGAGCAAGAAGGCTTGAAACAATTAGCGAATGGCGAATTTGACGTTATGGTGGGGTCCTTGATGAGTGTGAATATGCACATCAACAATCTCAAGCTTAAAGATTTAATCATTGTAGGCTACGCAGAGCCGTTCGATTCGTTAGCATTTGGTGTTAACAAATCTTATGGTTACTTGGTAGATAAGATTAACTACGCCATTGAACGTATTCCTGAGAATCGCAAAGTAGAAATATATAAGCAATGGAATAACGTACAAGTTCGCTACAGTCGCGATTACCTTAAACTGTTCTTGTCAGTCGCTGTAGTACTTATGGTGTTGCTTCTTATCATAGCGAGAAAGCGTTACCGGGGGCACTTTACACGCATCATTCAACAGAAAAATGAAGAAATAGGCACCTTGCAGGCGGCATTGCTAGAGAAGAACAGAACACTCGCGTTTTTGTCTTCACACGACAATGTCACAGGCTTGTATAACCGAAATCATATGATTCAGCGGGCTGAAGAAGAGATCTCGCGTTTTCAACGCTTTCACACGACGGCGTCACTTATCGTTGTTGAGCTAACGAGTATTAACGATGAGCAGTTTAACTTCGATACGAACACCAAAGAAGATGCGCTTAAAGTTGTTGCAGCGAGTTGCTTAAGTACAGTACGCGAAGTCGATGTAGTATCGCGCTTTAGTGATGAGCAGTTTATTGTGCTGTGTCCACAAACGTCAGTGGAGCATGCAAAAAAACTCGCCGACAGGCTTTTAAATTGTATGTTAGGTCATCAACTACTTAACGACACGTTTAAGATTGCTGTAGGCATGACACAACTTCATGAAGATGAAGAGTTCAACGAGTGGTTTGAACGTACAATAAAGGCGCTATATCAATCTAAGCGCCTTGGATATGGTAATGTCTCTGTGGCTGATTAA
- a CDS encoding DUF342 domain-containing protein: MNGVVISFDESRTYIELTLKPAEFASEVSMSDIIDELSSGETKRLYISEKSLKSACDTANHYFKTGDDTEVNERIGERKNAEVEFRIPEDAMQANLVLTTPYGGKMPSLNAIKLLAQKNKIVRGLGIKAIASVLEEAKHVEPGTVIEKTVAKGLPARNGKNSKFIPLVPNALERVLKPQTGKGERVDMRNLGEVICVKVNTPVLRRTQPTQGRTGFDIKGNKIEAVAGEWVEFKMGGGTVVSDHDANLLMSSISGMPKYRDQTMQVDDTFICTGVNVGSGHVNYEGAVLVNGDVTEKMEIKAAGDVTINGFVESAYIESGGDIIVTEGAMGKVNDGDSEFHCKLVAAGSVHVQHGQGIEVQCGGNITIGRQLAYSKLRCGGSVTVGQIDNPMGNLFACDIVSQNKIEAGTLGAVSGSTLKIDFSPGFNLLLERKESLDELLKQIRENNLKHKEKIELLQSKKVPKELQRKVTEALELFNNESALLEWIENKANDVKQAKEQYQQDIKLVANKRLYPGVSVKLNNRNWRSEREYDRAQIRYDAHQWHYEPIV, from the coding sequence ATGAATGGCGTAGTTATTAGTTTCGATGAATCAAGAACCTATATTGAGTTAACACTAAAGCCTGCTGAGTTCGCCTCAGAGGTAAGCATGAGTGACATAATCGATGAATTATCATCAGGAGAAACTAAACGCCTTTACATCTCAGAGAAATCACTTAAATCAGCCTGCGATACCGCAAATCATTACTTTAAAACCGGTGATGATACCGAAGTAAACGAACGCATTGGTGAGCGCAAAAACGCAGAGGTTGAATTTCGAATCCCAGAAGATGCCATGCAAGCGAACCTTGTACTTACCACGCCCTACGGCGGCAAAATGCCTTCACTTAATGCCATCAAATTACTAGCACAGAAAAACAAAATTGTTCGGGGCTTGGGGATTAAGGCAATCGCATCGGTGCTCGAAGAAGCAAAACACGTCGAGCCCGGAACCGTTATTGAAAAAACCGTTGCCAAAGGTCTACCGGCGCGAAACGGCAAGAATTCGAAGTTCATTCCCCTTGTACCTAATGCGTTAGAGCGCGTTTTAAAACCGCAAACCGGCAAGGGCGAACGCGTTGATATGCGCAACTTGGGTGAAGTAATTTGCGTCAAAGTTAATACACCCGTGCTACGCAGAACACAGCCAACACAAGGCCGGACAGGCTTTGACATTAAAGGCAACAAGATTGAAGCAGTGGCTGGTGAGTGGGTAGAGTTTAAAATGGGCGGCGGTACTGTAGTGTCAGATCATGACGCCAACCTGCTAATGTCGTCTATTTCAGGGATGCCAAAGTATCGCGACCAAACCATGCAGGTTGACGACACCTTTATTTGTACCGGTGTCAATGTCGGCTCTGGTCATGTGAACTACGAAGGTGCTGTATTAGTTAACGGCGATGTTACTGAGAAGATGGAAATTAAAGCCGCTGGCGATGTCACGATTAACGGCTTTGTTGAGTCAGCATACATTGAGTCTGGTGGCGATATTATCGTTACCGAAGGTGCAATGGGTAAAGTGAATGATGGCGACAGCGAATTTCATTGTAAGCTCGTGGCAGCAGGTAGCGTGCATGTTCAGCACGGCCAAGGCATTGAGGTGCAGTGCGGCGGCAACATTACCATAGGCAGGCAATTAGCATATAGCAAACTACGCTGTGGTGGCTCAGTAACCGTAGGTCAGATTGACAACCCAATGGGTAATCTTTTTGCCTGCGACATTGTCAGTCAAAATAAAATTGAGGCGGGAACATTAGGTGCGGTATCTGGGAGTACCCTTAAAATCGACTTTAGTCCGGGTTTTAATCTGTTGCTGGAACGAAAGGAATCGTTAGACGAACTTTTAAAGCAAATTCGCGAGAACAACTTAAAGCACAAAGAAAAAATAGAGTTACTACAAAGTAAGAAAGTGCCAAAAGAGTTGCAACGCAAAGTCACTGAAGCTCTAGAACTGTTTAACAACGAAAGTGCGTTATTAGAGTGGATTGAAAATAAGGCCAATGATGTTAAACAGGCCAAAGAGCAATACCAGCAAGATATCAAACTGGTTGCTAATAAACGTTTATATCCTGGTGTTTCAGTTAAGCTAAATAACCGAAATTGGCGTTCAGAAAGAGAGTACGACCGGGCTCAAATTCGCTATGACGCGCATCAATGGCACTACGAGCCTATCGTTTAA
- the sbcB gene encoding exodeoxyribonuclease I produces MHTPTFLWHDFETFGTSAQKDLPCQFAAVRTDLSLNIIGKPINIMSAIANDYLPHPEACLVTGITPQQTLRDGSNEADFAARIFQEMSTPNTCSVGFNSIRFDDEVSRFLFYRNFYDPYSREWRNGNSRWDIIDLARACYALRPEGINWPTRDDGAPSFKLEALTAANDIGHQNAHDALSDVYATIALAKLIKNKQPRLFDYAFSLRSKHTVMQQIDLSKPSVLLHISSKLPAKQGCCTWVMPVAKHPTNNNAFITVDLAHDVESLISDSAEEIRNALYASADEYDSPLERPGLKLIHANRSPFITTAKAMTEENAARLGLDREKCLDNYRKLAAHPELAEKLAQVFTIDERADEHDIDHALYSGGFLNDEDKRWCEQVVSSSPENLATLAEKTQHEGLKKLLFRYRARNYPNTLTADEVTRWQHHRQARLTDPNSHGSITIEQYMMRLEQLAHEHHDNPEKQAILRALFQYAENL; encoded by the coding sequence ATGCACACACCTACTTTTCTTTGGCACGATTTTGAAACTTTTGGCACCAGTGCACAAAAAGATCTGCCCTGCCAATTTGCCGCGGTAAGAACAGACCTCTCTCTCAATATCATTGGTAAGCCAATTAACATAATGAGCGCAATCGCCAACGACTATTTGCCACACCCAGAGGCGTGTTTGGTCACTGGCATTACGCCGCAGCAAACGCTGCGCGACGGATCAAACGAAGCCGATTTCGCTGCTCGCATCTTTCAAGAGATGTCGACACCGAATACCTGTAGCGTTGGGTTTAATAGTATACGCTTTGATGATGAAGTGTCGCGCTTCCTGTTTTACCGAAACTTTTACGACCCTTATTCGAGAGAGTGGCGAAACGGCAACAGTCGCTGGGACATTATTGACCTTGCAAGGGCTTGCTATGCACTGCGCCCCGAGGGCATCAATTGGCCTACACGAGACGATGGTGCACCGAGCTTTAAGTTAGAAGCGCTTACCGCAGCAAATGATATCGGACATCAAAATGCCCACGATGCATTAAGTGACGTGTATGCAACGATTGCGCTGGCAAAACTGATTAAAAATAAACAGCCAAGACTTTTCGATTACGCATTCTCACTTAGAAGTAAGCACACCGTAATGCAGCAAATCGATTTATCGAAACCGTCGGTATTACTTCACATATCTTCGAAGTTACCTGCCAAACAAGGTTGTTGTACATGGGTAATGCCAGTGGCTAAACATCCCACCAACAACAATGCGTTTATTACCGTGGATTTGGCTCACGATGTGGAGTCACTTATCTCTGATTCAGCCGAGGAGATAAGAAATGCACTGTATGCTTCAGCGGATGAGTATGACTCACCGTTAGAGCGACCAGGCTTAAAACTGATTCATGCAAACCGCTCACCTTTTATTACAACAGCCAAGGCGATGACGGAAGAAAATGCAGCGCGTTTGGGGCTAGACAGAGAAAAGTGTTTGGATAACTACCGTAAACTTGCGGCGCATCCAGAGTTAGCAGAAAAGCTCGCTCAGGTTTTCACCATTGACGAGCGTGCAGACGAACACGATATCGACCATGCCTTGTATAGTGGAGGGTTTTTAAATGACGAGGATAAGCGTTGGTGCGAGCAAGTTGTATCATCTTCACCGGAAAATCTAGCGACGTTAGCAGAAAAAACACAGCACGAAGGACTCAAAAAGCTACTATTTAGGTATCGTGCTCGCAATTACCCAAACACGCTTACTGCTGATGAAGTAACGCGATGGCAGCATCACCGACAAGCGCGCCTTACCGATCCTAACTCTCATGGTTCGATAACAATCGAGCAATACATGATGCGATTAGAGCAACTGGCACATGAACATCACGATAACCCAGAAAAACAGGCAATATTAAGAGCACTCTTTCAATACGCGGAAAACCTTTGA
- a CDS encoding ATP-binding protein, producing MQAVHATYVSFTYLRKWRLLTSFYVVRANLDSLLLSANLHHLSLLKTKRTLLWALALSIVLIVVAVAFFENRIRQTAEQQTFEALTESAQEVVSVVDANLRTYMDTVRFLHSSPAVQGVVDASLNDNADTQEGMSTVQWKRQVESMFAVFMENNREIDQLRIILANEKGSEFIRVEQVGKSIEIVAQSELQEKGNRDYYVESVSKNRNEFYISNINLNREYGKIEFPYKSVLRLSLPLFSENGERFGFIIANINAQILLTKMQDTLFGAQQLIVTDADGFFIVHPDSNKVFSKDLNKEVQWSSEYRSPLSPGFATIQPLRNSDEAFYAVTQSFNLSPTSSLKPLNLHVLTYQHSVNGIISDKRIAVYSFVLIILSVLACILWFVYRSSKSSLALAKLRRESAAIVASSKDAIFSVDSKGKVKSWNMAAETMFCVPSQLVIGHHYSSCKPLASLGLEMAFAEAETQTTFSAHFSDNSCDEKYLQITASKILNDEDNLTGVAVVIRDVTDERHAKAAVEKINLELEEKVQRRTIDLVTATKEAKKASEIKSAFISNISHEMRTPLNGIVGSLSLLKRHSLNEKSMQLLSMMEVSCNSLSTLINDVLDLSKIEAGKLDINNQNFNPISLIESLARVFVVKAADKGLHLLVDTTALSDVTVYSDPHRISQILNNLLNNAIKFTESGHILLSAAICSGQGEEQELHFSVIDTGMGIAKENQSKLFTPFTQADSHVAVKYGGTGLGLSICKQLSQLMGGDISFRSTQDAGSAFSFFVTYPISHVNQDAHNNVKYKTNSECPHKKWAVSAPYKPLEENLYSLLLDAGAMVDIIDDKLGMDITLTCYDAILVDESSALLYSLDEIWKQAALNSQKDSMPEVYILQRIDAAQHKYTEVVPQYLHKPLFSTTLTSLSKTHHGATLAPISSDIHLDDLGQHSNVKTLHGTDYSASKDPQTVDNANVIIVDDNLINREVAKGVLEGLPINVFTCNDGEEVISFLQQCEEKQQQIHAILMDCQMPNMDGYEATRAIRDGEAGKTFIDVPIIAMTASAMLGEREKCLEVGMDDFTTKPVMAEVLIPKVKRWLAERMKRSGYHTDNVSPLVDNLINNINEEVQGLSSAVPKSRYWDKDNAIARIKGDKALFSRVCNMFANSAPDKVKLLEKAIAHKDAEQVKLLTLKLKGMSADIGAVQLQSDFESLWALAKAERWHDALEQVPAVEADLSLFLKIMDVA from the coding sequence GTGCAGGCAGTTCACGCTACTTATGTGTCGTTCACTTACTTGCGTAAATGGCGTTTACTGACTAGTTTTTATGTAGTCAGAGCTAATTTGGATAGTCTTCTTTTGTCCGCAAACCTCCATCACTTATCATTGCTAAAAACAAAGCGTACTTTGCTGTGGGCTTTGGCACTTTCAATTGTCCTCATCGTTGTTGCAGTTGCCTTTTTTGAAAACCGCATTCGTCAAACTGCCGAACAACAGACGTTTGAAGCACTAACAGAAAGCGCTCAGGAAGTTGTGAGCGTAGTGGATGCGAATTTACGAACCTATATGGATACAGTGCGGTTTTTGCATAGTTCACCTGCTGTGCAAGGGGTTGTTGACGCAAGTTTGAATGACAATGCAGATACTCAAGAGGGAATGTCAACGGTGCAATGGAAGCGCCAAGTTGAAAGCATGTTTGCAGTGTTTATGGAGAATAATAGGGAAATTGACCAACTGCGAATCATACTTGCCAATGAAAAGGGAAGCGAATTTATTCGGGTCGAGCAAGTTGGCAAAAGTATAGAAATTGTTGCCCAATCTGAGTTACAAGAAAAAGGTAATCGCGATTACTATGTTGAAAGTGTTAGCAAAAATAGAAATGAATTTTATATTTCCAACATTAATCTAAATCGAGAATACGGAAAAATAGAGTTTCCTTATAAGAGTGTGTTGCGTTTGTCACTGCCCTTATTCAGCGAAAATGGCGAGCGTTTTGGCTTCATAATCGCAAATATTAACGCGCAGATCCTTCTAACTAAAATGCAAGACACGCTCTTCGGTGCTCAACAACTCATCGTTACTGATGCCGATGGCTTTTTCATTGTGCATCCAGACTCCAATAAAGTGTTTTCAAAAGACCTTAACAAGGAAGTGCAGTGGTCGAGTGAATACCGTTCTCCTTTATCTCCTGGTTTCGCTACTATTCAGCCGCTGCGAAATTCTGATGAAGCGTTTTATGCGGTAACGCAATCCTTTAACTTATCGCCTACAAGTTCACTCAAGCCGCTTAATTTGCATGTGTTAACGTATCAACATAGCGTTAATGGCATAATCAGTGACAAGCGCATAGCTGTTTATAGTTTTGTCCTGATAATTCTATCGGTTCTGGCATGTATCTTATGGTTTGTCTACCGAAGTAGTAAAAGCAGTCTAGCGCTAGCTAAGCTCAGACGAGAGTCAGCCGCTATTGTCGCTAGTTCAAAGGATGCCATTTTTAGCGTTGACAGCAAAGGCAAGGTAAAGAGCTGGAATATGGCAGCCGAAACAATGTTTTGTGTACCAAGCCAGTTAGTAATAGGTCATCATTATTCTTCATGTAAACCCCTTGCGTCGTTGGGCTTGGAAATGGCGTTTGCCGAAGCTGAGACACAAACTACCTTTTCAGCACATTTCTCTGATAATTCATGTGATGAAAAATACCTGCAAATTACCGCGTCGAAAATTCTCAATGATGAGGATAATTTAACAGGTGTAGCGGTAGTGATAAGAGATGTTACTGACGAACGCCACGCCAAAGCCGCGGTAGAGAAAATTAATTTGGAGCTTGAAGAGAAAGTGCAGCGCCGAACGATTGACCTAGTTACGGCAACTAAAGAGGCCAAGAAGGCCAGTGAAATAAAAAGTGCATTTATCTCTAATATCAGTCACGAGATGCGTACGCCACTTAACGGAATTGTTGGATCACTGTCGTTACTAAAACGTCATTCGCTTAACGAGAAGTCGATGCAGTTGTTGTCGATGATGGAAGTAAGCTGCAATAGTTTAAGTACACTTATCAATGACGTACTCGATTTGTCAAAAATTGAAGCGGGTAAATTGGATATTAATAACCAGAATTTCAATCCGATATCGCTTATAGAGTCATTGGCAAGAGTGTTTGTAGTGAAAGCCGCAGACAAAGGGCTGCATTTACTCGTCGACACAACCGCATTATCAGACGTTACAGTTTACTCTGATCCTCATCGAATAAGTCAAATTCTCAACAACCTGTTAAACAACGCGATAAAATTTACAGAAAGCGGTCATATCCTGTTGAGTGCGGCAATCTGTAGCGGGCAGGGGGAAGAACAAGAGCTTCACTTTAGCGTTATTGATACTGGAATGGGGATAGCAAAGGAGAATCAGTCGAAACTCTTCACGCCGTTTACTCAAGCTGATTCTCACGTCGCCGTGAAATACGGTGGAACTGGGCTAGGGCTTTCTATTTGTAAACAATTATCTCAATTGATGGGGGGCGATATTTCCTTTAGGTCAACGCAAGATGCTGGAAGTGCGTTTTCGTTTTTTGTTACTTATCCCATTTCACACGTAAATCAAGACGCTCACAACAATGTTAAATATAAAACAAATAGTGAATGCCCGCATAAAAAGTGGGCCGTAAGTGCGCCATACAAACCACTGGAAGAAAACCTTTATTCACTGTTGCTTGATGCCGGCGCAATGGTGGACATTATTGATGATAAATTGGGAATGGACATAACATTGACGTGCTATGACGCCATATTGGTAGACGAATCAAGTGCTTTATTGTATTCACTAGACGAAATATGGAAGCAGGCTGCACTAAACAGTCAAAAGGACAGCATGCCTGAGGTATATATACTTCAACGCATTGACGCGGCTCAGCATAAGTATACAGAAGTCGTGCCGCAATATTTGCACAAGCCTTTATTCAGTACAACGCTCACATCGCTTTCTAAAACGCACCACGGCGCAACATTGGCGCCCATAAGTTCAGATATTCACCTGGATGATTTAGGACAACACTCTAATGTAAAAACCTTACACGGCACTGATTATTCCGCTTCAAAAGACCCCCAAACTGTTGATAATGCGAACGTTATTATTGTCGATGATAATCTGATAAATCGTGAAGTTGCAAAAGGGGTTTTAGAGGGGTTACCAATAAATGTCTTTACCTGTAACGATGGTGAAGAGGTCATTTCGTTTTTACAGCAATGTGAAGAAAAGCAACAACAGATCCATGCCATTTTGATGGATTGTCAAATGCCTAATATGGATGGCTATGAAGCGACTCGCGCTATTAGAGATGGTGAAGCTGGAAAAACATTTATTGACGTCCCCATTATAGCCATGACGGCGAGCGCGATGTTAGGTGAGCGAGAAAAGTGTCTTGAAGTGGGCATGGATGATTTCACGACAAAGCCAGTGATGGCTGAAGTACTTATTCCTAAGGTGAAGCGCTGGTTAGCTGAGCGGATGAAAAGATCGGGTTATCATACCGATAACGTTTCGCCGTTGGTCGACAATCTAATTAATAATATCAATGAAGAAGTGCAGGGATTGTCCAGTGCAGTACCTAAGAGTCGCTATTGGGATAAAGATAATGCGATAGCAAGAATAAAAGGCGATAAAGCACTGTTCTCTCGTGTTTGTAATATGTTTGCTAACAGTGCGCCTGATAAAGTGAAGCTGCTAGAAAAAGCCATAGCGCATAAAGACGCTGAACAAGTGAAATTACTTACGTTGAAGTTAAAAGGCATGTCTGCTGACATTGGCGCGGTGCAATTGCAAAGCGACTTTGAGTCGCTTTGGGCACTCGCTAAGGCTGAGCGATGGCATGACGCGCTTGAGCAAGTACCTGCGGTAGAAGCGGATTTATCTTTGTTTTTAAAAATAATGGACGTGGCATAG
- a CDS encoding isoaspartyl peptidase/L-asparaginase family protein: protein MLFASLSASANGEKPTTPNVAIAIHGGAGTILKSSMTPEKEAAYKAKLKEAVEHGYSLLKQGVKGEKAVVETIKILELSPLFNAGVGAVYTFDGEHELDASIMHGGTKNAGAVAGVKTIKSPIEAALLVMNESPHVMLSGKGAEAYAAENGLEQVDNKIFDTEFRKQALDKAKARMAQASTGYGSQQGNERFGTVGAVVLDSEGNLVSGTSTGGMTAKRYGRIGDSPVIGAGTYADNESCAVSATGHGEYFIRYHVAADICARMKYQNVSLDEAANTVINDVLVKAKGDGGVIAIDKLGNIAMPFNSKGMYRASISTEGVVTVAIYKD from the coding sequence ATGCTATTTGCAAGCCTATCAGCGAGCGCAAATGGTGAAAAGCCAACAACGCCGAATGTTGCCATAGCCATTCACGGTGGTGCTGGCACAATTTTGAAGTCTTCAATGACACCTGAAAAAGAAGCAGCGTATAAGGCAAAACTTAAAGAAGCTGTGGAGCACGGCTATTCACTACTTAAGCAAGGTGTGAAAGGCGAAAAAGCGGTTGTTGAAACCATTAAGATATTGGAGCTTTCCCCATTATTTAATGCAGGTGTTGGAGCGGTATACACGTTTGACGGTGAGCATGAACTAGACGCGTCTATTATGCACGGCGGAACCAAAAACGCAGGCGCAGTTGCAGGCGTTAAAACCATAAAAAGCCCCATTGAGGCGGCATTATTGGTTATGAATGAGTCTCCCCATGTCATGCTTTCGGGCAAGGGCGCAGAAGCTTACGCTGCTGAAAACGGCTTAGAGCAGGTGGATAACAAAATATTTGATACTGAATTTCGCAAGCAAGCATTAGATAAAGCCAAAGCGCGTATGGCCCAAGCATCAACAGGTTATGGAAGCCAGCAAGGCAACGAACGGTTTGGCACCGTGGGCGCGGTTGTACTAGACAGCGAAGGTAACCTGGTTTCTGGCACGTCGACCGGTGGCATGACCGCTAAGCGCTATGGCCGAATTGGCGACTCGCCTGTTATTGGCGCCGGCACATACGCAGACAATGAAAGTTGTGCAGTATCGGCAACGGGGCATGGCGAATACTTTATTCGCTACCATGTGGCAGCAGATATTTGCGCTCGTATGAAATACCAAAACGTGAGTTTAGACGAAGCCGCAAACACAGTTATTAACGATGTGTTGGTTAAAGCAAAGGGTGACGGTGGTGTAATTGCTATAGACAAGCTGGGTAATATAGCCATGCCATTTAATTCCAAAGGAATGTACCGCGCCAGTATTAGTACTGAAGGTGTGGTGACTGTTGCTATATATAAAGACTAA
- a CDS encoding CBS domain-containing protein translates to MESLQVSDYMNTHPVKLNVDMPVAQAVEALLSSGQSGGPVLDIKGRVVGFLSEQDCIAQMIASSYYREQICRVGEIMKTPVITIKPYMSVIELAQLLLKDKPRVYPVVDDDGVLLGCINRTQVLRAIDVQLNDGYQRAG, encoded by the coding sequence ATGGAATCGTTGCAAGTCAGTGATTATATGAATACCCATCCGGTTAAGCTAAATGTTGACATGCCTGTGGCGCAGGCGGTTGAGGCATTACTTTCGAGCGGACAAAGTGGTGGGCCTGTACTTGACATTAAAGGGCGGGTGGTAGGTTTTTTATCAGAGCAAGACTGTATAGCGCAAATGATTGCTTCTAGTTATTACCGTGAACAAATTTGCCGCGTCGGCGAAATTATGAAAACACCAGTGATAACAATAAAGCCTTATATGTCGGTCATAGAGTTAGCGCAGTTGCTATTAAAAGACAAACCGAGAGTGTACCCAGTAGTGGATGATGACGGCGTACTGTTAGGGTGTATAAACCGTACACAAGTATTGCGGGCTATTGATGTTCAACTTAATGATGGTTATCAGCGCGCGGGCTAG